In Symmachiella dynata, the following are encoded in one genomic region:
- a CDS encoding ATP-binding protein yields the protein MSSVNLSDFDLSMLPTAEDDEYEFKSSKSPEKSLKEEISRAVSAFGNSGGGYFIAGVNGTGNADGGFPKTKGRQDFRDWADQIIHLVEPTPPYSIKLIDEPNGRGTIDNDNVVLVIAVGESQTGPHMAKDNKYYIRSGAHTDPARHFIVDAIWAKRFFGKPRLSHVFRQNPDNSGVIQLGVVAVTQSPAINVEISLSPLQGLLEGHEKYFPLQIAVIDSNNPFYMDVTFFFEAEKHFGASVDLAVSYKDLAGNPYVYKTCLEVSRSIPSLSLGKMSLDKVVGELKSISKALNKKRG from the coding sequence ATGTCCTCCGTCAACCTGTCGGATTTCGACCTTTCAATGCTTCCGACTGCTGAAGATGACGAATACGAATTCAAATCGAGCAAGTCACCCGAGAAGTCTCTAAAGGAAGAAATCAGCCGAGCAGTCTCGGCGTTTGGGAATTCTGGGGGTGGATATTTCATTGCGGGTGTTAACGGGACCGGCAATGCCGACGGAGGATTCCCGAAAACGAAAGGAAGGCAAGATTTCCGCGACTGGGCTGACCAGATCATCCATCTCGTCGAGCCAACGCCACCTTATTCGATAAAACTAATAGATGAACCGAATGGGAGGGGGACCATCGATAATGACAACGTCGTTCTTGTTATTGCCGTTGGTGAAAGCCAAACCGGCCCCCACATGGCAAAGGACAATAAATACTATATTCGATCTGGCGCGCATACTGATCCCGCTCGACACTTTATCGTTGACGCTATTTGGGCGAAGAGGTTCTTTGGAAAACCACGCCTTTCTCATGTATTCCGGCAAAACCCTGATAACTCAGGTGTGATTCAGCTTGGAGTCGTAGCCGTAACACAATCACCAGCCATAAACGTCGAAATTTCGCTATCTCCGCTGCAAGGACTATTAGAAGGCCATGAAAAGTATTTCCCTCTTCAAATCGCGGTCATCGACAGCAACAATCCGTTCTATATGGATGTTACATTCTTCTTCGAGGCGGAAAAGCACTTCGGAGCGAGTGTCGATCTCGCTGTTTCGTATAAAGACTTAGCTGGCAATCCCTATGTTTACAAAACTTGCCTCGAAGTAAGTCGATCAATTCCATCGTTATCCTTAGGAAAAATGTCATTGGACAAGGTTGTGGGAGAGCTAAAATCAATTTCTAAAGCTCTAAACAAAAAAAGAGGTTGA
- a CDS encoding terminase large subunit domain-containing protein, with translation MTNDTPQPEQRNTSELRASGEITPEMIEAAANNPRVRELLELKASELMTFQPRKDNLALGDMQSSFCDSTSPVSVLLGGNGSGKSTAAAYKVAKFLCQEQPPPRRDCPYWVISDTYEQCIGIGWAQGLRRFIPPSLVDWSRVQWLSSKAEWPSHVPLKPWPGRPGKNWVIEFKSTEQRRQKFQGRSIGGAWFSEQFPWEILEEVIRGLRDTWYPGSVIIECTPIDPDLSIELEELYDNPPLGWSFYSLNTMANSAVSKEWKDAFFSSVSDEMVATRREGKFASYRGQIYKSFNPHVHLVGDNVITHPNGVQYVRAIDWGGSAEHPFVCLWGYVDGTGRWFIFDELWDDTGLLSELRAELIKDRFRWFGGHAQFGPTYCDPSRPDLLNEFSARGIPTSSARNDVHRGIECVRQHLKLDPLTGQPSLYIHKENCPHLAKEMRKYRWLRASGKGLNPASPRHEPLKKEDDCVDTLRYMIFSHVQKPEAPGTTSLQRSDPRRFGIQLKRADWRPRTFVQTGYDPEVVRRIHDSN, from the coding sequence ATGACCAACGACACCCCACAACCCGAACAACGCAATACAAGCGAACTTCGTGCGTCTGGCGAGATCACGCCGGAGATGATCGAAGCGGCCGCGAACAATCCGCGCGTTCGTGAGTTGCTCGAATTGAAGGCGAGCGAGTTGATGACGTTCCAGCCGCGCAAAGACAATCTCGCGCTGGGTGATATGCAATCAAGCTTCTGCGATTCGACGTCGCCGGTCAGTGTGCTTCTCGGCGGTAACGGTTCAGGCAAATCGACGGCCGCCGCCTACAAAGTTGCCAAGTTCCTATGCCAAGAACAGCCGCCACCGCGCCGCGATTGCCCTTATTGGGTGATCAGCGATACCTACGAGCAATGCATTGGCATCGGCTGGGCCCAGGGCTTGCGACGCTTTATCCCGCCATCATTGGTCGACTGGTCGCGAGTGCAATGGCTGTCCAGCAAGGCCGAATGGCCCTCGCATGTTCCCTTGAAGCCTTGGCCGGGCCGACCGGGCAAGAATTGGGTGATCGAATTCAAATCGACTGAGCAACGCCGGCAGAAGTTCCAGGGGCGGAGCATTGGCGGCGCGTGGTTTTCGGAGCAATTCCCGTGGGAGATCCTCGAAGAAGTCATTCGCGGTCTGCGGGACACGTGGTATCCCGGCAGTGTGATCATTGAGTGCACGCCAATCGACCCGGACCTGAGCATCGAGCTCGAGGAGTTGTACGACAATCCGCCGCTGGGCTGGTCGTTTTACAGCCTGAATACGATGGCGAATAGCGCCGTCTCAAAGGAATGGAAAGACGCGTTCTTTTCGAGCGTCAGCGACGAAATGGTCGCAACTCGCCGCGAAGGTAAGTTCGCATCGTATCGCGGTCAAATCTACAAGTCATTCAATCCACATGTCCATCTTGTCGGCGACAACGTCATTACGCATCCGAATGGTGTGCAGTACGTTCGAGCTATCGACTGGGGCGGATCGGCGGAGCATCCGTTTGTGTGCCTATGGGGTTACGTCGACGGCACTGGTCGCTGGTTTATCTTCGACGAACTCTGGGACGATACGGGCTTGCTCAGTGAACTTCGAGCGGAGTTGATCAAGGACCGCTTCCGTTGGTTCGGCGGTCATGCGCAATTCGGCCCGACATATTGCGACCCGTCGCGTCCGGACCTGCTGAACGAATTCTCCGCGCGGGGTATCCCGACATCGTCGGCCCGAAACGATGTGCACCGCGGCATCGAGTGCGTTCGTCAGCATTTGAAGCTCGACCCGCTGACTGGCCAACCTTCATTGTATATCCACAAGGAAAACTGCCCGCACTTGGCCAAGGAGATGCGAAAGTATCGTTGGCTCCGCGCATCGGGCAAAGGTCTTAACCCCGCGAGTCCACGACATGAGCCGTTGAAAAAGGAGGACGATTGCGTCGACACGTTGCGATACATGATTTTTTCGCACGTCCAAAAGCCCGAGGCACCAGGTACCACATCACTTCAAAGGAGCGACCCTCGCCGCTTTGGGATCCAACTAAAGCGTGCCGACTGGCGGCCGCGAACTTTTGTACAAACTGGCTACGACCCAGAAGTCGTTCGCCGCATTCACGACTCCAATTAG
- a CDS encoding ERCC4 domain-containing protein yields the protein MSAPPQRRIHEFLLWWILIDTREQLPFDFSRSTVETRVQTLATGDYSAATEHEDYSDRICIERKSAGDFLSCIGHSRERFVRELERMSKFEFAVVMIEAPLDCIVEGDYWTKVEPASVVGSTIAWMQRYGVHFIFAPNRRYAERLTLKMLERFVRDVHEGKRPQQTERITA from the coding sequence ATGAGCGCACCTCCGCAACGCCGAATACATGAATTCCTCTTGTGGTGGATATTGATCGACACTCGCGAGCAACTGCCGTTTGATTTTTCGCGGTCGACTGTTGAGACACGCGTGCAAACGCTGGCGACTGGCGATTACAGCGCCGCGACGGAGCATGAGGACTACAGCGACCGAATCTGTATAGAGCGCAAATCAGCCGGAGATTTCCTGAGTTGTATCGGGCACTCTCGAGAGCGATTTGTTCGGGAACTTGAGCGCATGTCCAAATTTGAGTTCGCGGTCGTGATGATTGAGGCGCCGCTCGACTGCATCGTCGAAGGGGACTATTGGACAAAAGTCGAGCCGGCATCAGTTGTCGGCAGCACTATCGCGTGGATGCAACGTTACGGCGTGCACTTCATCTTCGCGCCGAATCGTCGTTATGCGGAGCGATTGACCCTCAAAATGCTCGAGCGTTTTGTTCGAGACGTCCACGAAGGAAAACGCCCCCAGCAGACGGAACGCATTACAGCATAA
- a CDS encoding helix-turn-helix domain-containing protein: MHVEVPIDEIRAAVHETLESIREDASLIAAEKLAINEANAAKLLDVAKHKLAEARYRGEIVGSRVGKSIIYERSELLDFLRRQREEGQR, from the coding sequence ATGCACGTAGAAGTCCCTATCGACGAAATCCGCGCCGCAGTGCACGAGACGCTCGAATCGATCCGCGAAGACGCGAGCCTGATTGCGGCCGAAAAACTGGCGATCAATGAAGCCAACGCCGCCAAACTTCTTGACGTCGCCAAACACAAACTCGCCGAAGCCCGATACCGTGGCGAAATCGTAGGCAGTCGCGTTGGTAAATCGATCATATACGAGCGGTCCGAGTTGTTGGATTTTCTGCGCCGCCAACGTGAGGAGGGCCAACGATGA
- a CDS encoding RNA polymerase sigma factor, whose product MSDGIADYVSRVYRFALRLTGDPHRAEDLTQETFLRAWRKRGSLRDPRAMRTWLFRIAVNLWRDGLRNRRDGDTEWLETELPCTNVAPEQSLESREELRRVLDMLDNLPPRQREVLHLVAVEELSLAQVAEVLQINPGTAKVHLSLARKQMREKFQAES is encoded by the coding sequence GTGAGCGACGGAATTGCAGATTATGTTTCGCGTGTGTATCGCTTTGCATTGCGACTTACTGGAGATCCGCACCGTGCGGAGGACCTGACGCAGGAGACGTTTTTGCGGGCGTGGCGAAAGCGAGGTTCGCTGCGTGATCCGCGGGCGATGCGGACCTGGTTGTTTCGCATTGCAGTGAACCTGTGGCGAGACGGACTCAGAAATCGCCGTGACGGTGATACGGAATGGTTGGAAACAGAACTCCCCTGCACGAACGTTGCACCGGAGCAATCGCTAGAGAGTCGTGAGGAATTGAGGCGCGTGCTCGACATGCTGGACAACCTGCCGCCGCGACAACGTGAGGTGTTACATTTGGTCGCCGTGGAGGAATTGTCGTTGGCACAGGTCGCGGAAGTATTACAGATCAATCCGGGCACAGCCAAGGTGCACCTGAGCTTGGCCCGTAAACAGATGCGTGAGAAGTTTCAGGCGGAATCATGA
- a CDS encoding anti-sigma factor family protein encodes MKPLDCQWLDDYLSGELPCDWEPLFEQHVEDCAACGEEVAQWRALRAELSRASRTLETPPAGLLQSIQAMYEPAPSPSREPSRARRFAAAVAAVCLMAGLFFAALTARQDVPEVAVEDQIADVTPPPSVTHVELPDDVIGVPIDIGDPDVTVVWVYPVYQPDGDED; translated from the coding sequence ATGAAACCACTCGATTGCCAATGGCTCGACGACTACCTGTCCGGTGAATTGCCGTGCGACTGGGAACCGTTGTTTGAACAGCATGTCGAAGACTGCGCGGCGTGCGGCGAAGAAGTGGCGCAGTGGCGAGCATTGCGAGCAGAATTATCGCGGGCCTCTCGCACGTTGGAAACCCCACCTGCAGGGCTGTTGCAATCCATTCAGGCGATGTACGAACCGGCCCCATCGCCGTCCCGTGAACCGTCACGCGCCCGCCGGTTTGCGGCAGCGGTGGCGGCGGTTTGTTTGATGGCCGGTTTGTTTTTTGCGGCGCTCACCGCGCGGCAAGATGTACCGGAGGTCGCGGTCGAGGACCAGATTGCGGATGTCACGCCTCCACCGTCAGTCACCCACGTGGAGTTGCCGGACGATGTGATTGGCGTGCCGATTGATATCGGCGATCCGGACGTGACGGTGGTGTGGGTCTACCCGGTGTATCAGCCTGATGGTGATGAAGACTGA
- a CDS encoding secretin N-terminal domain-containing protein — MLNRYQSRILFAGLLSLLVLNGAMTAYAQEAQQTQEKQTPEHLVKIYRVKHQDASGLMSTIARIVEHSDTSKTVRIAVDHNTKSLIVSGDEKTQKLVGSLLQSLDVEPKNLEPNEPAARDVMIRIVWLVDEKLVEGDATAIPPDLIPTVEKLSTKFGLGKLVTAGQIIINQHVTQQTQFDGSGTAAIQGKSEFKVRGTSRFKDDQVAELEVHVQTTSLSIERSPVVQQMGASRKATCELASKISAPIGRPVFFGMAPIESKTSLFVVQVLDANSVADETARSEK, encoded by the coding sequence ATGTTGAATCGCTATCAGAGCCGGATATTGTTTGCCGGACTTTTGTCGTTGTTGGTTTTAAACGGGGCCATGACGGCATATGCTCAGGAAGCCCAGCAAACGCAGGAAAAACAAACGCCCGAACATTTAGTCAAGATTTATCGCGTCAAACATCAGGACGCTTCGGGCTTGATGTCTACAATCGCTAGGATCGTTGAACACTCCGACACGTCTAAAACCGTCCGAATTGCAGTGGATCACAATACCAAATCACTGATTGTCTCGGGCGATGAAAAAACGCAGAAATTAGTGGGGAGCTTGTTACAAAGCCTCGATGTCGAACCCAAAAATCTTGAACCAAATGAACCCGCCGCGCGGGACGTCATGATTCGCATCGTCTGGTTGGTGGACGAGAAGCTCGTCGAGGGGGACGCGACCGCGATTCCGCCAGACTTGATTCCCACGGTCGAGAAACTGAGTACAAAATTTGGCCTAGGCAAGCTCGTGACGGCCGGACAAATCATCATCAACCAACACGTGACTCAACAAACGCAATTTGATGGGAGCGGGACCGCGGCGATACAAGGGAAAAGCGAATTCAAAGTCCGCGGAACGTCAAGATTTAAAGATGATCAAGTTGCTGAACTTGAGGTACATGTGCAAACCACCTCTTTAAGTATTGAACGATCACCCGTGGTGCAACAGATGGGTGCTTCGAGAAAAGCGACATGCGAACTCGCCTCGAAAATCTCAGCACCGATTGGACGCCCCGTCTTCTTCGGCATGGCGCCGATTGAGTCCAAAACATCCCTATTCGTCGTACAAGTCCTCGACGCCAATTCCGTGGCCGACGAAACGGCCCGCTCAGAAAAATAG
- the murJ gene encoding murein biosynthesis integral membrane protein MurJ codes for MQNPSETAAESGIVGGEADAPDQHRQRLFSGLRIVSLCTLLSRVLGLIRDMGMAALFGLTPIADHFVVAFSIPNLARRLFGEGALSASFLPVLTRELQKPDRENVWRLVSAVFALLTVSLTALVLVGELGIWGLLKWGSHDTDIHILLGLTAAMLPYLILICLAAQVSAVLHVLGHFTLPALVPVMLNLFWIATLWLVAPFFAPDALSQAYVIAVAIVIAGGVQVAMQWPLLKKYGFHFRTDWSSAMPRVREIVWATLPVMLGMSTTLINTLADRMIAWGFARFLENPPLQEGAAAALYYAQRLYQFPLGVFGVALGTVLFPLLARHAAQQRYDLLRHDLTLGLRLVVAIGFPASVGLVLLARPLATTLFEYGEFDAGDSARTAGLIAAYGCGVWAYCGQLILYRAYYALDDRTTPLRVGLASVGVNLALNLTLIWPLGGEGLAYATTISATLQVLVLTWMIQSRAGQVDGRRLWGTILKSGIATAVMSAACFLAMWMCGEAQGIPSRVLSVVIPVVVSVIVYYAAATLLGMNELKMLLRRKVDEEH; via the coding sequence GTGCAGAATCCCTCTGAAACTGCGGCTGAATCCGGTATCGTCGGTGGTGAAGCGGACGCTCCCGATCAGCATCGGCAACGGCTCTTTTCGGGACTACGCATCGTCAGCCTTTGCACATTGCTCAGTCGGGTTTTAGGTCTGATCCGCGACATGGGCATGGCCGCACTGTTTGGTCTGACTCCAATCGCCGACCACTTTGTTGTTGCCTTCAGCATTCCCAATCTCGCTCGGCGTCTGTTTGGCGAGGGAGCCCTCTCCGCATCGTTCCTGCCTGTGCTCACGCGGGAACTGCAAAAACCGGATCGCGAAAACGTCTGGAGACTCGTCAGCGCCGTCTTTGCGCTGTTGACCGTTTCTTTGACCGCCTTGGTGCTTGTCGGTGAACTCGGGATCTGGGGGCTGCTCAAATGGGGTAGTCACGACACGGACATCCACATCCTCTTGGGCCTCACCGCAGCTATGTTGCCTTATCTGATTTTGATCTGCCTGGCTGCGCAGGTGAGTGCGGTGCTACACGTGTTGGGACATTTTACGTTACCCGCTTTGGTGCCGGTGATGTTAAATCTGTTTTGGATCGCCACGTTGTGGTTGGTCGCACCGTTTTTCGCTCCCGATGCGCTGAGTCAGGCCTATGTGATCGCCGTTGCCATTGTCATTGCCGGTGGGGTGCAAGTCGCCATGCAGTGGCCGCTGCTCAAAAAATATGGCTTTCACTTTCGCACGGACTGGAGTTCAGCGATGCCCCGCGTTCGCGAAATCGTGTGGGCCACGTTGCCGGTCATGTTGGGCATGTCGACCACGCTGATCAATACCCTCGCGGACCGAATGATTGCCTGGGGCTTTGCCCGGTTTTTAGAGAATCCGCCACTTCAGGAGGGGGCAGCAGCGGCGCTCTATTATGCCCAGCGGCTCTACCAATTCCCGCTCGGTGTGTTTGGCGTCGCACTGGGCACGGTGTTGTTTCCCCTGCTCGCGCGGCATGCGGCACAGCAACGCTATGACCTCTTGCGGCACGATTTGACATTGGGACTGCGGTTGGTGGTCGCCATCGGTTTTCCCGCCAGTGTGGGTTTAGTACTGCTGGCGCGACCGCTGGCGACAACCTTGTTTGAATATGGCGAATTCGATGCCGGTGACTCGGCGCGCACGGCTGGGTTGATCGCCGCGTATGGCTGCGGCGTTTGGGCCTATTGCGGGCAATTGATTTTATACCGGGCGTATTATGCGCTCGATGACCGTACGACACCCCTCCGAGTGGGGTTAGCAAGCGTGGGTGTGAATCTGGCACTGAATCTGACATTGATCTGGCCGCTGGGCGGAGAAGGCTTGGCGTACGCGACCACGATTTCCGCCACGCTACAAGTGCTTGTGCTAACGTGGATGATCCAATCCCGCGCCGGACAGGTCGACGGCCGCCGCTTGTGGGGAACTATCCTCAAATCCGGTATCGCAACCGCCGTGATGTCGGCAGCATGCTTTCTCGCCATGTGGATGTGCGGTGAGGCCCAAGGAATCCCATCCCGCGTGCTGAGCGTGGTGATACCGGTCGTGGTATCGGTCATCGTTTATTATGCCGCTGCGACGCTGCTGGGCATGAACGAACTAAAAATGCTCCTTCGCCGCAAGGTCGACGAGGAGCACTAG
- a CDS encoding substrate-binding domain-containing protein codes for MTPRIFLVGILALAVGCGGDDTSSTETNTGSGEKQYTIAVIPKGTSHVFWKSVHAGAQNAADELGNVMVLWKGPLLESDTKGQVDVVQDFIVKKVDGICLAPLDSQALIEHVNVAKEAGIPVVIFDSGLDDESNTVSYVATDNWHGGELAAQTLAESIGGKGNVILLRYKTGSESTEQREEGFLAKLKEAYPEVNVISSDQYAGVTPEEAFANATQILQKYEGQVNGIFAVCEPNGEGVRKAIEQLGLTGKVKFVGFDPNEPLIDGLSNDQVHGIVLQDPVKMGYEAVMSMMKHLQGEEVEKRIVTGEYVATPENMNTEEMQRLLKPEQY; via the coding sequence ATGACGCCCCGCATTTTCCTGGTTGGTATTTTGGCCCTAGCCGTCGGCTGCGGCGGGGACGACACATCGTCGACCGAGACAAACACCGGTTCCGGCGAAAAACAATATACGATTGCGGTGATCCCCAAAGGGACGTCGCACGTGTTTTGGAAATCGGTCCACGCCGGTGCCCAGAACGCTGCCGACGAACTAGGGAATGTTATGGTGCTCTGGAAAGGCCCGTTGCTGGAGTCCGACACGAAAGGCCAAGTCGATGTGGTACAGGATTTCATCGTCAAAAAAGTAGATGGCATTTGTCTAGCACCACTTGATTCGCAAGCGCTCATCGAGCACGTCAACGTCGCCAAGGAAGCGGGAATTCCCGTCGTTATTTTTGACAGCGGCTTGGATGATGAATCGAATACGGTCTCCTACGTGGCGACTGACAATTGGCACGGCGGAGAATTAGCCGCCCAGACCTTGGCCGAAAGTATCGGCGGCAAGGGGAACGTGATCCTGCTGCGTTACAAAACCGGCAGCGAAAGTACCGAACAACGCGAAGAAGGATTTCTGGCGAAACTCAAAGAGGCCTATCCCGAAGTCAATGTGATTTCCTCAGACCAATACGCCGGTGTCACCCCGGAAGAAGCCTTTGCCAATGCCACGCAGATCCTGCAGAAATATGAAGGACAGGTCAACGGAATCTTCGCTGTCTGCGAACCGAACGGCGAAGGAGTTCGCAAAGCGATTGAACAATTGGGGCTGACCGGCAAAGTGAAATTCGTCGGTTTCGACCCCAACGAACCGTTGATTGACGGACTGTCCAACGATCAGGTCCATGGCATCGTGCTGCAGGACCCGGTCAAGATGGGCTACGAAGCGGTGATGTCGATGATGAAGCATCTCCAAGGCGAAGAGGTCGAAAAACGAATCGTCACCGGCGAATACGTCGCCACGCCCGAAAATATGAACACCGAAGAGATGCAACGGTTGCTCAAACCGGAACAGTACTAA
- a CDS encoding 3-keto-disaccharide hydrolase encodes MRNSFWVLSLLVLSAAGCAQEEPVPAAVDSPVEESEKVAAPAKAEQKAAVATQHRPLSRAEITEGWIQLFDGESLFGWKATNDVNWSVENGEIVASAGEPGWLNTTTQFADYELRCECWVEKGGNSGLFLRAPLEPQDPSADCYEFNLCDTHAAFATASLVTRQQPAQPVANDGEWVAYHITVGGNQIIAKVDGKTVLDFTDESPDRPVTGYIGLQFREGTVKFRNIALKPLGTSPIFNGTDLTGWRVVEGGKSTFEVQEGAIHVSDGRGYLESESTWDDFVLQAEIISNGEHLNSGIFFRALPAPSADQMNGYEAQVRNEWKGDDRNQPVDFGTGGIYRRVPTRRVISSDHEWFTMTVIAQAAHVAVWVDGFPVTDWTDERAPAENPREGLRTAAGHFSIQGHDPTTDLSFRKLRVAKLPPPRIKETP; translated from the coding sequence ATGCGAAATAGCTTTTGGGTGTTGAGTCTGCTTGTATTGTCCGCGGCCGGTTGTGCCCAAGAGGAACCGGTCCCTGCCGCCGTTGATTCTCCGGTGGAGGAATCTGAAAAAGTGGCAGCGCCCGCTAAAGCCGAACAGAAAGCGGCTGTCGCCACACAGCACCGACCGTTGTCGCGTGCGGAGATCACCGAGGGGTGGATTCAACTGTTTGATGGTGAATCGCTGTTTGGTTGGAAGGCGACAAACGATGTGAACTGGAGCGTTGAGAATGGCGAAATCGTCGCCTCGGCGGGCGAACCGGGTTGGTTGAACACGACCACGCAATTTGCCGACTACGAACTGCGCTGCGAATGCTGGGTCGAAAAGGGAGGCAACAGCGGCTTGTTTTTGCGCGCGCCGCTCGAACCCCAGGACCCGTCAGCCGATTGCTATGAATTCAATCTGTGCGACACGCACGCGGCATTTGCCACGGCCAGTTTGGTGACGCGGCAACAGCCGGCGCAACCGGTTGCCAACGACGGTGAGTGGGTGGCATATCACATCACCGTGGGGGGAAATCAGATCATCGCCAAGGTCGACGGCAAAACAGTTCTCGATTTCACCGACGAAAGTCCCGATCGGCCGGTCACCGGGTACATTGGGCTACAATTTCGCGAAGGGACGGTCAAATTTCGCAATATCGCTTTAAAACCGTTGGGAACCTCGCCGATTTTTAACGGCACCGATCTCACCGGTTGGCGTGTGGTCGAAGGGGGCAAAAGTACGTTCGAAGTCCAGGAGGGAGCCATTCACGTTTCCGATGGTCGGGGCTATCTGGAAAGCGAATCGACATGGGACGACTTTGTATTGCAAGCGGAAATTATTTCCAATGGCGAACACCTCAACTCCGGCATCTTCTTCCGGGCGCTGCCTGCTCCCTCAGCCGATCAGATGAATGGTTATGAAGCGCAGGTCCGCAACGAGTGGAAAGGGGATGATCGCAATCAACCGGTCGATTTTGGTACCGGTGGTATTTATCGTCGTGTCCCCACGCGGCGGGTGATCAGTTCTGATCACGAGTGGTTCACGATGACGGTCATCGCGCAGGCCGCTCACGTGGCGGTCTGGGTCGATGGTTTTCCCGTAACCGATTGGACGGACGAGCGCGCACCGGCTGAGAATCCTCGCGAAGGTTTGCGCACCGCAGCGGGACACTTCAGTATTCAAGGACACGACCCGACCACCGACTTGTCCTTCCGAAAGCTCCGCGTCGCCAAATTGCCCCCGCCGCGAATCAAAGAAACGCCGTAG